One region of Oxalobacteraceae bacterium OTU3CAMAD1 genomic DNA includes:
- a CDS encoding alpha/beta hydrolase encodes MTELTNMKRRGFLNTAALGLAASQIGYAGGAFAAPLSPAHAFPAIRQIDAGLLDVGYVDMGPSDGMPILLLHGWPYDIHAFVDVAPILVAAGYRVIIPHLRGYGSTRFLSPHTPRNGQQATFTADAVAFMDALKIDQAIVAGFDWGARIAGTLAGLWPQRFIALVSVSGYLIGSQEANRAPLSPKAELQWWYQYYFATERGELGYRANTHAFARLIWELASPQWKFDDTTFARSAASLDNPDHVAISIGNYRWRLGLAPSEARYDDLERQLARFPDIGVPTITMEGDANGAPHPDPKNYAKKFKGKYEHRLLTGGIGHNLPQEAPQAFARAILDVAKLN; translated from the coding sequence ATGACTGAACTCACCAACATGAAACGCCGTGGCTTTTTGAATACGGCCGCGCTGGGACTGGCCGCGAGCCAGATCGGTTATGCGGGCGGGGCCTTTGCCGCCCCGCTGTCGCCGGCGCACGCCTTCCCCGCGATCCGGCAGATCGACGCCGGCCTGCTCGACGTCGGATACGTCGACATGGGGCCGTCGGACGGCATGCCGATACTGCTGTTGCACGGTTGGCCCTACGACATCCATGCCTTCGTCGACGTGGCGCCGATCCTGGTCGCGGCGGGATACCGCGTAATCATTCCTCACTTGCGCGGCTATGGCAGCACGCGGTTTTTGTCGCCGCATACGCCGCGCAACGGCCAGCAGGCGACCTTCACCGCCGATGCCGTCGCCTTCATGGACGCGCTGAAGATCGACCAGGCCATCGTCGCCGGTTTCGACTGGGGCGCCAGGATCGCCGGCACCCTGGCGGGGTTGTGGCCGCAACGCTTCATCGCGCTGGTGTCGGTCAGCGGGTATCTGATCGGCAGCCAGGAAGCGAACCGCGCGCCGCTGTCGCCCAAGGCCGAGCTGCAATGGTGGTACCAGTATTACTTCGCCACCGAACGAGGCGAGCTGGGCTACCGCGCCAACACCCATGCGTTCGCGCGCCTGATCTGGGAGCTGGCCTCGCCGCAATGGAAGTTCGACGATACGACGTTTGCCCGCTCGGCCGCGTCGCTCGACAATCCGGATCACGTCGCCATCTCGATCGGCAACTACCGCTGGCGACTGGGCCTGGCGCCAAGCGAAGCGCGCTATGACGATCTGGAGCGGCAACTGGCGCGCTTCCCCGACATCGGCGTGCCGACCATCACGATGGAAGGCGACGCCAACGGCGCACCGCATCCCGATCCAAAGAACTACGCGAAGAAATTCAAGGGCAAGTATGAACACAGGTTGCTGACCGGCGGCATCGGCCACAACCTGCCGCAGGAAGCGCCACAGGCCTTCGCCCGGGCCATTCTCGATGTGGCGAAGTTGAACTGA
- a CDS encoding porin has product MKKTAYACAIACLGSLATHGAMAQSSVTIYGLLDSGVVYTTNANAAGNSVVKVPGLTGSLPSRIGFRGVEDLGSGLQAVFTLESGINVDTGTMGQGNRLFGRQASVGLKGAFGTLTLGRQINMTFLSSLKSDVMGPNLFSMSSIDGYIPNARSDNAIGYLGTFSDFTVGATYSFGRDASAAGGPAATACAGEVAGNSKACRQVTGLLGYDNKRLGVTASYDIMYGNTGAAAGLTTSDSSDRRTTLNAYAMAGELRIGTGVMARKKDAAAPVNDLESNLYYLGASYPLMPMLTLDAQVARHDIKNSDNDSTLTAVRLTYFLSKRTAVYSSLGRMKNSGLAAISLDAGGTVGPGLSQSGVSAGVRHTF; this is encoded by the coding sequence ATGAAGAAGACAGCATACGCCTGCGCCATCGCCTGCCTCGGCAGCCTCGCCACCCACGGCGCCATGGCGCAAAGCAGCGTGACGATATACGGCCTTCTCGACAGCGGCGTGGTCTACACCACCAACGCCAACGCGGCCGGCAACTCGGTCGTCAAGGTGCCCGGCCTGACGGGCAGCCTGCCGTCGCGCATCGGCTTCCGTGGCGTCGAGGACCTCGGCAGCGGCCTGCAGGCCGTGTTCACGCTGGAGAGCGGCATCAATGTCGACACCGGGACGATGGGGCAGGGGAACCGGCTGTTCGGCCGCCAGGCGTCCGTCGGCCTGAAAGGCGCGTTCGGCACGTTGACCTTGGGCCGGCAGATCAACATGACGTTCCTGTCGTCGCTCAAGTCGGACGTGATGGGTCCAAACCTGTTCAGCATGTCCAGCATCGATGGGTACATCCCGAATGCGCGCAGCGACAATGCGATCGGCTATCTCGGCACCTTCTCCGATTTCACGGTGGGCGCCACCTACAGCTTCGGGCGCGACGCGTCCGCCGCAGGCGGCCCGGCCGCTACCGCTTGTGCCGGCGAGGTGGCCGGCAATTCGAAGGCCTGCCGCCAGGTGACCGGCTTGCTGGGCTATGACAACAAGCGCCTGGGCGTCACCGCGAGCTACGACATTATGTACGGCAACACCGGCGCGGCGGCGGGACTGACCACCAGCGACAGCAGCGACCGCCGCACCACGTTGAACGCGTATGCGATGGCGGGCGAGCTCCGTATCGGAACCGGCGTCATGGCGCGCAAGAAGGATGCAGCCGCCCCCGTCAACGATCTGGAATCGAATTTGTACTACCTGGGCGCCAGCTATCCGCTGATGCCGATGCTCACCTTGGACGCGCAAGTCGCGCGCCACGACATCAAGAACAGCGACAACGACTCCACCTTGACGGCGGTGCGGCTGACGTACTTCCTGTCCAAGCGCACGGCGGTCTACAGCTCGTTGGGCCGCATGAAGAACTCCGGCCTGGCCGCGATCTCGCTCGATGCCGGCGGCACAGTAGGGCCAGGGCTGAGCCAGTCCGGTGTGTCGGCCGGCGTTCGTCACACGTTCTGA
- a CDS encoding porin, whose product MKKTAYACAIACLGSLAAHGAMAQSSVTIYGLLDSGVVYTTNANAAGDSVVKVPGLTGSLPSRIGFRGVEDLGGGLQAVFTLESGVNVDTGTMGQGNRLFGRQASVGLKGAYGTVTLGRQINMSFLASLKSDVMGPNLFSMSSIDSYIPNARSDNAIGYLGNFSDFTVGATYSFGRDASSAGGPPATGCGGEVAGNSKACRQVTALLGYDNKRLGVTATYDIMYGNAGAAGGLTTSESSDRRTTLNAYAMAGELRIGTGVMARKKDAATPVNDLESNLYYLGASYPLMPMLTLDAQVARHDVKNSANDSTLTAVRLTYFLSKRTAVYSSLGRMKNSGLAAISLDAGGTVGQGLSQSGLSAGLRHTF is encoded by the coding sequence ATGAAGAAGACAGCATACGCCTGCGCCATCGCCTGCCTTGGCAGCCTTGCAGCCCACGGCGCCATGGCGCAAAGCAGTGTGACGATATACGGCCTTCTCGACAGCGGCGTGGTGTACACCACCAACGCCAACGCGGCCGGCGACTCGGTCGTCAAGGTGCCCGGTTTGACGGGCAGCCTGCCGTCGCGCATCGGCTTCCGGGGCGTCGAGGATCTGGGCGGCGGCCTGCAGGCTGTGTTCACGCTGGAGAGCGGCGTCAATGTCGACACAGGGACGATGGGGCAGGGGAACCGGCTGTTCGGCCGGCAGGCGTCGGTCGGCCTGAAGGGCGCCTACGGCACCGTGACGCTGGGCCGGCAGATCAACATGTCCTTCCTGGCGTCGCTCAAGTCGGACGTGATGGGCCCTAACCTGTTCAGCATGTCCAGCATCGATTCGTACATCCCGAACGCGCGCAGCGACAACGCGATCGGCTACCTTGGCAATTTCTCCGATTTCACGGTGGGCGCCACCTACAGCTTCGGGCGCGACGCTTCGTCGGCGGGCGGGCCGCCAGCCACCGGTTGCGGCGGGGAGGTGGCCGGCAATTCCAAGGCGTGCCGCCAGGTGACAGCCTTGCTGGGCTATGACAACAAGCGCCTGGGCGTCACCGCCACCTACGACATCATGTACGGCAACGCCGGCGCGGCGGGGGGGCTGACCACCAGCGAGAGCAGCGACCGCCGCACCACGTTGAACGCATATGCGATGGCGGGGGAGCTCCGTATCGGCACCGGCGTCATGGCGCGCAAAAAGGATGCGGCCACCCCCGTCAACGATCTGGAATCGAATTTGTACTACCTGGGCGCCAGCTATCCGCTGATGCCGATGCTCACGCTGGACGCGCAGGTGGCCCGCCACGACGTCAAGAACAGCGCCAACGATTCCACGTTGACGGCGGTGCGCTTGACGTACTTCCTGTCCAAGCGCACGGCGGTTTACAGCTCGCTCGGACGTATGAAGAACTCCGGCCTGGCCGCGATCTCGCTCGATGCCGGCGGCACGGTGGGCCAGGGCTTGAGCCAATCCGGCTTGTCGGCCGGCTTGCGCCACACTTTCTGA
- a CDS encoding cache domain-containing protein, which yields MKLLRKLLFVFISFFALLDPALASDRGSADEAVAQVKKAAAFIKANGQEKAFAAFNDPNAGFKDRDLYIVAMDFTGKMLAHGANAKLIGKNLMELRDSEGKYFVKEYLAFSQSKGSGWVDFKWPNPVSKEIEQKSLYVEKVGDIVVGCGIYKK from the coding sequence ATGAAGCTCCTACGTAAACTGTTGTTCGTCTTTATTTCCTTTTTCGCCCTGCTCGATCCGGCCCTGGCCAGCGACAGGGGAAGCGCCGACGAGGCGGTGGCCCAAGTGAAAAAGGCAGCTGCCTTTATCAAGGCCAACGGCCAGGAAAAGGCTTTCGCCGCGTTCAATGATCCCAACGCAGGCTTCAAGGACCGCGATCTGTATATCGTGGCGATGGACTTCACGGGCAAGATGCTGGCACATGGAGCGAATGCCAAGCTGATCGGAAAAAACCTGATGGAACTGAGGGATTCCGAGGGCAAGTACTTTGTGAAAGAGTATCTGGCGTTCAGCCAATCCAAGGGTAGCGGATGGGTCGACTTCAAGTGGCCCAACCCGGTGAGCAAGGAGATCGAACAGAAGTCGCTGTATGTGGAGAAGGTCGGCGACATCGTCGTGGGCTGCGGCATCTACAAAAAATAA
- a CDS encoding ATP-binding protein: MTRLHWPRTLFTRLTLILFIGLAAAHAMSYWLIVSERREATTGLMLGYLEQDVASSVALLDRLPASERAEWLPRLERRSYRFSLGPGDTGHAPDSDLSKRAAESFVKSIGKQYPVTASAVPGHPNRVQARVTLSDGVTLVIDMRPTGLPIPAWLPAVLLLQLALLAVVTWYGVRLATRPLAQLADAADRLGPDLASDPVPESGPLEVARAARAFNAMRQRIAAHLGERTQILAAISHDLQTPITRMRMRADMMDDDIQREKMNRDLIEMEMLVRDGVAYARTLHGTSEEACRVDLDSLLGSLVGDYLDSGQSIKLDGQAGAPVGTRPHALRRVLGNLIDNAIKYAGSAELHVGAAAGRVTIRVRDHGPGIPDSELDNVMQPFYRLEASRNRDTGGTGLGLAIAAQLAQAIDATLSLRNHPDGGLEASLTLPDGERNAVIGHA, from the coding sequence ATGACCCGGCTGCACTGGCCACGCACGCTGTTCACGCGTCTGACGCTGATCCTGTTCATCGGACTGGCGGCGGCCCACGCGATGTCGTACTGGCTGATCGTCAGCGAGCGGCGCGAAGCGACCACCGGTTTGATGCTCGGCTATCTGGAGCAGGACGTCGCCAGCTCGGTGGCGTTGCTGGACCGTCTGCCCGCCAGCGAACGCGCCGAATGGTTGCCACGACTGGAACGCCGCAGCTATCGATTTTCGCTGGGACCGGGGGACACCGGCCACGCGCCCGACAGCGATCTGTCGAAGCGGGCCGCCGAATCGTTCGTCAAGTCCATCGGCAAACAGTACCCGGTCACCGCCAGCGCGGTGCCGGGCCACCCCAACCGCGTCCAGGCGCGCGTCACGCTCAGCGACGGCGTCACACTGGTCATCGACATGCGCCCTACCGGCCTGCCGATTCCGGCATGGCTGCCGGCGGTGCTGCTGTTGCAGCTCGCGTTACTGGCGGTGGTCACGTGGTACGGCGTGCGGCTGGCTACCCGCCCGCTGGCGCAACTGGCCGACGCCGCCGACCGGCTCGGACCGGACCTGGCCTCCGACCCCGTTCCCGAAAGCGGCCCGCTGGAGGTGGCACGGGCCGCGCGCGCCTTCAACGCCATGCGACAACGAATCGCCGCCCACCTGGGCGAGCGCACGCAAATCCTGGCGGCGATTTCCCATGATTTGCAGACGCCGATCACGCGCATGCGCATGCGCGCCGACATGATGGACGACGACATCCAGCGCGAAAAAATGAACCGCGATCTGATCGAGATGGAAATGCTGGTGCGCGACGGCGTGGCCTATGCGCGCACCTTGCACGGCACGTCCGAGGAGGCGTGCCGCGTTGATCTGGATTCGCTGCTAGGGAGCCTGGTAGGGGATTATCTGGATAGCGGGCAGTCGATCAAGCTGGATGGCCAAGCCGGGGCGCCCGTGGGCACGCGCCCGCACGCGCTGCGCCGGGTGCTGGGAAATCTGATCGACAACGCCATCAAGTATGCCGGCTCGGCGGAGCTGCACGTCGGCGCTGCCGCTGGCCGGGTGACCATCCGAGTGCGGGACCACGGACCGGGGATTCCCGATTCGGAGCTGGACAACGTGATGCAACCGTTCTATCGCCTCGAAGCCTCGCGCAACCGCGACACCGGCGGCACCGGACTGGGGTTGGCGATCGCGGCGCAACTGGCGCAGGCCATCGATGCCACGCTCAGCCTGCGAAACCATCCCGACGGCGGGCTGGAAGCCAGCCTGACCTTGCCGGACGGGGAACGCAATGCTGTCATCGGCCACGCGTGA
- a CDS encoding organic hydroperoxide resistance protein, producing MNHTEKTLYTGSTHTTSGGRDGAARSTDGRLDIKLSSPGSAGTGTNPEQLLAAGWSACFIGAMGLAAGKLKVLLPPELSIDTEIDLCHGEGGYFLRARLSINMPGVERAVAQAVIEAAHQTCPYSKATRGNIEVAFDLTV from the coding sequence ATGAACCACACTGAAAAAACGCTGTACACCGGCAGCACCCACACCACCTCCGGCGGCCGCGACGGCGCGGCCCGCAGTACGGATGGACGCCTGGACATCAAACTGTCTTCGCCAGGCTCGGCCGGGACGGGCACCAATCCGGAGCAATTGCTGGCGGCGGGCTGGTCGGCTTGCTTCATCGGCGCGATGGGGCTGGCGGCCGGCAAGTTGAAGGTGTTGTTGCCGCCTGAATTGTCGATCGATACCGAAATCGACTTGTGCCATGGGGAAGGCGGCTACTTTTTGCGGGCACGGTTGAGCATCAATATGCCCGGCGTCGAACGTGCGGTCGCGCAGGCCGTGATCGAGGCGGCGCATCAGACTTGCCCGTACTCAAAGGCGACGCGCGGCAATATCGAGGTCGCGTTCGATCTGACTGTTTAG
- a CDS encoding cache domain-containing protein, with amino-acid sequence MRAYLLKIVFAFAAIAMSFGVQAADPRASKDEAVAFVRKAVDFIKQNGKEKAFAEFSKPKGQFVDRELYIAVLDMNGVMLAHGANPKLIGKSLLEIKDVHGKAFVREQVEVAKTKGSGWVDFEWVNPVSQKMEPRSTYLERTGDYFVLSGVYGK; translated from the coding sequence ATGCGTGCCTACCTGCTCAAAATCGTTTTCGCGTTCGCCGCCATCGCCATGTCGTTCGGCGTCCAGGCGGCCGATCCACGGGCCAGCAAGGATGAAGCGGTGGCCTTCGTGAGGAAGGCGGTCGACTTCATCAAACAGAATGGCAAGGAGAAGGCTTTCGCTGAATTCAGCAAGCCTAAGGGGCAGTTCGTCGACCGTGAGTTGTATATCGCGGTGCTGGATATGAATGGCGTGATGCTGGCCCATGGCGCCAATCCTAAATTGATCGGCAAGTCGCTGCTCGAGATCAAGGACGTACATGGCAAGGCGTTTGTGCGCGAGCAGGTGGAGGTGGCCAAGACCAAGGGCAGCGGCTGGGTCGATTTCGAGTGGGTGAATCCGGTCAGTCAGAAGATGGAGCCCCGCTCGACGTATCTCGAGCGCACGGGCGACTACTTTGTCCTGAGCGGCGTGTACGGAAAGTAG
- a CDS encoding response regulator codes for MENTDHILIVDDDREIRELLAAYLEKNGMRATVAANGRQMRALLEQQNFDLLVLDLMLPGEDGLTLCRELRASKWRALPVLMLTARGEETDRIVGLEMGADDYLTKPFAVRELFARIRSVLRRARMLPPNMQVDEPGQFITFGDWKLDTVGRHLLDRAGTVVSLSGAEYRLLRVFLDHPRRVLTRDQLLNLTQGRDADSFDRSIDLLVSRLRQRLLDDAREPRYIKTLRSEGYVFSSEVDLGGVA; via the coding sequence ATGGAAAATACAGACCACATCCTCATCGTCGACGACGACCGCGAAATCCGCGAGCTACTGGCCGCTTATCTGGAAAAGAACGGCATGCGCGCCACCGTGGCGGCGAACGGCCGCCAGATGCGCGCGCTGCTGGAACAACAGAACTTCGATCTGCTGGTGCTGGACCTGATGCTGCCCGGCGAGGACGGCCTGACCTTGTGCCGCGAACTGCGCGCCAGCAAATGGCGCGCCCTGCCGGTGCTGATGCTGACCGCGCGCGGCGAGGAGACCGACCGCATCGTCGGTCTGGAAATGGGCGCCGACGATTACCTGACCAAGCCTTTCGCGGTGCGCGAACTGTTCGCCCGCATCCGCTCCGTGCTGCGCCGCGCGCGCATGCTGCCCCCGAATATGCAGGTCGACGAGCCGGGACAGTTCATCACCTTCGGCGACTGGAAGCTGGACACCGTCGGCCGCCACCTGCTGGACCGCGCTGGCACGGTGGTCTCGCTGAGCGGCGCCGAATACCGGTTGCTGCGCGTGTTCCTCGACCATCCGCGCCGGGTGCTGACGCGCGACCAGCTGCTCAACCTCACGCAAGGGCGCGACGCCGACAGCTTCGACCGCTCGATCGACCTGCTGGTGAGCCGCCTGCGCCAGCGCCTGCTGGATGACGCGCGCGAACCGCGCTACATCAAAACCCTGCGCAGCGAAGGTTATGTGTTCTCTTCCGAGGTCGATCTCGGAGGCGTGGCATGA
- a CDS encoding LysR family transcriptional regulator yields MKIETAPDLAFFVLLAKLGSMSGTARELGVTPPAITKRLSLMEQKLGVRLVNRTTRRISLTQEGETYLAQSTQILHQIREMEESISSGRAAPKGLLRVNATPGFGRTRIAPIVSRFAHAYPEVEVELHLTDRPISLVEEAYDLAIRFGELPDTRLTARKLMPNKRFLCASPAYLKKAGEPQTPAELHRHRCILHRQNDDVYGTWRLQKGKSVELVKVRGAVSSNDGDIVMNWALDGHGIVQRSEWDVAKYLESGRLKEIMKDYRLPDADLYLYYLSRSNLPAKVRAFIDFLAEEFR; encoded by the coding sequence ATGAAAATTGAAACCGCACCCGACCTGGCGTTTTTCGTACTGCTGGCGAAATTGGGCAGCATGTCGGGCACCGCCCGCGAGCTGGGCGTCACGCCGCCGGCCATCACCAAGCGTTTGAGCCTGATGGAGCAAAAGCTCGGCGTGCGGCTGGTCAACCGCACCACGCGGCGCATCAGCCTGACCCAGGAGGGGGAGACGTACCTGGCGCAGTCGACGCAGATCCTGCACCAGATACGCGAGATGGAGGAATCGATTTCCAGCGGCCGCGCCGCGCCCAAGGGACTGCTGCGCGTGAACGCCACGCCCGGATTCGGCCGCACACGGATCGCGCCGATTGTCTCGCGCTTCGCGCACGCGTATCCAGAGGTGGAGGTTGAACTGCACCTAACCGACCGCCCTATCAGCCTGGTGGAGGAAGCCTACGATCTGGCGATCCGCTTCGGCGAACTGCCGGATACGCGCCTCACCGCGCGCAAGCTGATGCCGAATAAGCGGTTTTTGTGCGCGTCGCCGGCGTATCTGAAAAAAGCCGGCGAGCCGCAAACGCCGGCCGAGCTTCACCGGCACCGCTGCATCCTGCACCGTCAGAACGACGACGTGTACGGCACCTGGCGGCTACAGAAAGGAAAATCGGTGGAGCTGGTGAAGGTGCGCGGCGCCGTATCGAGCAACGACGGCGACATCGTGATGAACTGGGCGCTGGACGGTCACGGCATCGTCCAGCGCTCGGAGTGGGATGTGGCGAAGTACCTGGAGAGCGGCCGCCTGAAGGAAATCATGAAGGACTACAGGCTGCCGGACGCGGACCTTTATCTGTACTACCTTAGCCGCAGCAATCTGCCGGCCAAGGTCCGCGCCTTTATCGATTTTCTCGCCGAGGAATTCCGCTGA
- a CDS encoding cache domain-containing protein → MRAHILKLVFAFLALAMSFGAPAAEPRASKDEAVAMVKKAIDYLRQNGKDKAFADFNAPQGKFVDRELYIVVLDMNGTVLAHGTNPKLIGKSLMDIKDMHGKAFVREQVEVAKTKGSGWVDFHWNNPVSQKMEPRSVFLERVGDYIVLSGVYGK, encoded by the coding sequence ATGCGTGCACACATACTTAAACTTGTCTTCGCGTTCCTGGCCCTGGCCATGTCGTTCGGCGCTCCGGCGGCCGAACCACGGGCAAGCAAGGACGAAGCCGTCGCCATGGTCAAGAAGGCGATCGATTACTTGCGCCAGAATGGCAAGGATAAAGCCTTCGCCGATTTCAACGCACCACAGGGAAAGTTCGTCGACCGCGAGCTTTACATTGTGGTGCTGGATATGAACGGCACCGTGCTGGCCCATGGCACCAACCCCAAACTCATCGGAAAATCCCTGATGGACATCAAGGACATGCATGGCAAGGCTTTCGTGCGCGAGCAGGTCGAAGTGGCCAAGACCAAGGGCAGTGGCTGGGTCGACTTCCACTGGAACAATCCGGTGAGCCAAAAGATGGAGCCCCGCTCGGTGTTTCTGGAACGCGTGGGTGACTATATCGTCCTGAGCGGGGTGTACGGAAAGTAG
- a CDS encoding cytochrome c biogenesis CcdA family protein has protein sequence MNNLIELPLATLAGVLTIASPCVLPILPIVLGSTLQGTNQHTNRSRPLFIVAGFVLTFAALGMLLASASQHVVVAHETLRLAGIAMLMLTGLLMLWRQPYEWLMARMGGFLHRAGPSADGSSGNAGGFVLGMSLGAVWTPCAGPVLASILVLVAKAQDIGWSATLLVMYALGAGIPMLVIAYGGQFMATRVRVLARHSHRLIQVFGVLILLTGFAIYFQYDVVIYAALADFFPTLKGY, from the coding sequence ATGAACAACCTTATCGAACTGCCGCTGGCGACGCTCGCCGGCGTGCTGACCATCGCCTCCCCCTGCGTGCTGCCTATCCTTCCGATCGTATTGGGCAGCACGTTGCAGGGTACGAACCAGCACACAAACCGCAGCCGCCCGCTGTTCATCGTGGCCGGCTTCGTGCTGACCTTCGCCGCGCTGGGCATGTTGCTGGCCAGCGCGTCGCAACACGTCGTCGTCGCCCACGAGACGCTGCGCCTGGCCGGCATCGCCATGCTGATGCTGACCGGCTTGCTGATGCTGTGGCGCCAGCCCTACGAATGGCTGATGGCCCGCATGGGCGGTTTCCTGCACCGCGCCGGCCCGTCGGCGGACGGCAGCAGCGGCAACGCCGGCGGCTTCGTGCTCGGCATGTCCCTCGGCGCCGTGTGGACGCCGTGCGCCGGTCCGGTGCTGGCGTCGATCCTGGTGCTGGTCGCCAAGGCGCAGGACATCGGCTGGTCGGCCACGCTGCTGGTGATGTACGCCCTCGGCGCCGGCATACCGATGCTGGTGATCGCCTACGGCGGCCAGTTCATGGCGACGCGGGTTCGGGTGTTGGCGCGCCATTCCCATCGCCTGATCCAGGTATTCGGTGTGCTGATCCTGCTGACCGGCTTCGCCATCTACTTCCAGTACGACGTTGTGATTTACGCGGCCCTTGCCGACTTTTTCCCCACCTTGAAAGGATATTGA
- a CDS encoding thioredoxin family protein yields MKSVFNNTLAAIVLSTATLAAAATAAPTPTMAPEFTGIQQWLNSGQLTMGQLRGKVVLVDFWTYTCINCIRTLPYVKSWHEKYKDQGLVVVGVHTPEYPFERSTDNVKTAIKRFGITYPVAQDNKYATWSAYNNQYWPAVYLIDKQGKVVYQHFGEGAYAATEAKIRTLLAEPAVASK; encoded by the coding sequence ATGAAATCCGTCTTCAACAACACGCTGGCCGCTATCGTCTTATCGACCGCCACCCTCGCTGCGGCAGCAACAGCGGCGCCGACGCCCACGATGGCGCCTGAATTCACCGGCATCCAGCAATGGCTCAATAGCGGGCAGCTGACCATGGGCCAGTTGCGCGGCAAGGTGGTGCTGGTCGATTTCTGGACCTACACCTGCATCAACTGCATTCGCACGCTGCCCTATGTGAAGAGCTGGCACGAGAAATATAAAGACCAGGGCCTGGTGGTGGTGGGCGTGCACACCCCGGAGTATCCGTTCGAGCGCTCGACCGACAACGTGAAGACCGCGATCAAGCGCTTCGGCATCACGTATCCGGTCGCGCAGGACAACAAGTACGCCACCTGGAGCGCCTACAACAACCAGTATTGGCCCGCCGTGTACTTGATCGACAAGCAGGGGAAGGTGGTCTACCAGCACTTCGGCGAAGGCGCGTACGCGGCGACCGAGGCAAAGATCCGCACCTTGCTGGCCGAGCCGGCGGTCGCGTCCAAGTAA
- a CDS encoding mandelate racemase/muconate lactonizing enzyme family protein, with protein sequence MKIVEIREKTVPISSPIRNAYIDFSKMTLSLVAVVTDVIRDGKPVIGYGFNSNGRYGQGKLMRERFIPRILEADPQSLVDDSGNNLDPHKIWNCMFTNEKPGGHGERSVAIGTIDMAVWDAVAKIEGKPLFQLLADRYGDGKADRNIFVYAAGGYYYPGQDHNKLKDEMRSYIDRGYTVVKKKIGGASLDEDLRRIDSVLSVLQDGQKLAVDANGRFDLDTAIQYAKALSQYDLFWYEEPGDPLDFELQATLRNYYKNPMATGEDLFSMQDARNLIRYGGMRADRDWLQFDCALSYGLVEYLRTLDMLREHGWSAKRCIPHGGHQMSLNIAAGLGLGGNESYPDLFQPYGGFPDGVKVENGHIMLPELPGIGFEGKADLYREMVKLAD encoded by the coding sequence ATGAAAATTGTTGAAATCCGCGAAAAAACCGTCCCGATCAGCTCCCCGATCCGCAATGCCTACATCGACTTCAGCAAGATGACCTTGAGCCTGGTGGCGGTGGTGACCGACGTCATCCGCGACGGCAAGCCGGTGATCGGCTACGGCTTCAACTCGAACGGCCGCTACGGCCAAGGCAAGCTGATGCGCGAGCGCTTCATCCCGCGCATCCTCGAGGCCGATCCGCAAAGCCTGGTCGACGACAGCGGCAACAATCTGGACCCGCACAAGATCTGGAACTGCATGTTCACCAACGAAAAGCCGGGCGGGCACGGCGAACGCTCGGTGGCGATCGGCACCATCGACATGGCGGTGTGGGACGCGGTCGCCAAGATCGAAGGCAAGCCGCTGTTCCAGCTGCTGGCCGACCGCTATGGCGACGGCAAGGCCGACCGCAACATCTTCGTCTACGCCGCCGGCGGCTACTACTACCCGGGCCAGGACCACAACAAGCTCAAGGACGAGATGCGCAGCTACATCGACCGTGGCTACACCGTGGTCAAGAAGAAGATCGGCGGCGCTTCGCTGGACGAGGATCTGCGCCGCATCGACTCGGTGCTAAGCGTGCTGCAGGACGGCCAGAAACTGGCGGTCGACGCCAACGGCCGCTTCGACCTGGACACCGCGATCCAGTACGCCAAGGCGCTGTCGCAGTACGACCTGTTCTGGTACGAGGAGCCGGGCGACCCGCTGGATTTCGAACTGCAGGCGACCTTGCGCAACTACTACAAGAATCCAATGGCGACGGGCGAAGACCTGTTCTCGATGCAAGACGCGCGCAACCTGATCCGCTACGGCGGCATGCGCGCCGACCGCGACTGGCTGCAGTTCGACTGCGCGCTCAGTTACGGCCTGGTCGAATACCTGCGCACGCTCGACATGCTGCGCGAGCACGGCTGGTCGGCCAAGCGCTGCATCCCGCACGGCGGCCACCAGATGTCGCTGAACATCGCCGCCGGCCTGGGTTTGGGCGGCAATGAATCCTACCCCGATCTGTTCCAGCCGTACGGCGGCTTCCCTGACGGCGTGAAGGTCGAGAACGGCCACATCATGCTGCCGGAACTGCCGGGCATCGGCTTCGAAGGCAAGGCCGACCTGTACCGCGAGATGGTCAAGCTGGCCGATTAA